One segment of Aulosira sp. FACHB-615 DNA contains the following:
- a CDS encoding MotA/TolQ/ExbB proton channel family protein, with protein MDILDLFQKGGPAMWPLAVLSILALSVILERLWFWLRILNQEKEVVNRVLDAAQEDWDIAADIAKRSTDQPIGRFLYAPLRLLKVDLETFRLALEATAEDELAGMRRGEKLLEAVIALSPLLGLLGTVLGLIHSLRSIRIGDLGTESAAGVTTGIGESLISTAAGLIVAIISLVFYRLFQGFLVNQVKIFRKAGNDLELLYRQSPPEFSNNTAIVHEASRETVTPPRKKAKNLFPQPPEEPDVTDSLDPES; from the coding sequence GTGGATATTTTAGACCTGTTTCAAAAGGGTGGGCCAGCGATGTGGCCTTTGGCAGTTTTGTCAATTCTGGCTTTGAGTGTGATTTTAGAGCGTTTGTGGTTTTGGCTGCGGATTTTAAATCAAGAAAAGGAAGTAGTGAACCGTGTTCTAGATGCAGCCCAAGAAGATTGGGATATAGCCGCAGATATCGCTAAACGATCTACAGATCAGCCCATTGGGCGATTTCTCTACGCGCCTTTACGCCTGTTAAAAGTGGATTTGGAAACTTTTCGTTTAGCACTAGAAGCCACAGCCGAAGACGAATTAGCCGGGATGCGTCGTGGTGAAAAACTCTTAGAGGCGGTGATTGCACTTTCCCCACTGTTGGGACTATTGGGTACAGTGTTGGGTTTGATTCACTCTTTGCGCTCAATTCGCATTGGTGATTTAGGTACAGAATCAGCTGCTGGCGTAACTACCGGGATTGGTGAATCTTTGATTAGTACTGCCGCAGGGTTAATCGTTGCAATTATTAGTTTGGTATTTTATCGGCTATTCCAAGGTTTTTTAGTTAACCAAGTCAAAATTTTTCGCAAGGCGGGGAATGATTTGGAATTACTTTATCGTCAATCTCCACCAGAATTTAGCAACAATACAGCAATTGTGCATGAAGCTTCTCGTGAAACTGTCACTCCACCCCGCAAAAAAGCT
- a CDS encoding class I SAM-dependent methyltransferase: MTAAVQNSPNWAVNLVNGILAIKPLANLAKHQARQMMIKRAEKIGVPWTKEVEKLKARNWSTDLAQVQNPQLSYPDYYVTSFHAYEQGNLSWQAAFEVEPAAHAVHAKIWPGAEVEGDRQLRQSYHNILKPFLAEEPRDILDMGCSVGLSTFALQQVYSEAKVTGLDLSPYFLAVANYRAQQRQANINWLHAAAESTGLPDASFDLVSLFLICHELPQAPTRQIFVEARRLLRPGGHLAIMDMNPKSEIYKKMPPYILTLLKSTEPYLDEYFSLDIEQALMDAGFQRPTISSNSPRHRTVIAKVRD; this comes from the coding sequence ATGACTGCTGCTGTACAAAACTCTCCCAACTGGGCTGTTAACTTGGTAAACGGCATTTTAGCAATTAAGCCTTTAGCGAACCTAGCCAAGCACCAAGCCCGGCAAATGATGATTAAACGCGCTGAAAAAATTGGTGTGCCTTGGACAAAGGAAGTAGAGAAACTCAAAGCGCGTAATTGGTCAACAGATTTAGCGCAGGTACAAAATCCGCAGCTTTCCTATCCAGATTATTATGTCACTTCATTTCATGCCTACGAACAAGGCAATCTGAGTTGGCAAGCGGCGTTTGAAGTCGAACCTGCTGCCCATGCTGTTCACGCGAAAATTTGGCCTGGTGCTGAAGTTGAAGGCGATCGCCAACTCCGGCAGAGTTATCATAATATTCTCAAACCTTTTTTGGCTGAGGAACCACGCGACATTCTGGATATGGGATGTAGTGTGGGATTAAGTACTTTTGCTTTGCAGCAGGTTTATTCCGAAGCGAAAGTGACAGGCTTAGATTTGTCTCCCTACTTTCTGGCTGTTGCTAACTACCGCGCCCAGCAACGTCAAGCTAATATCAATTGGCTTCATGCCGCAGCCGAATCAACAGGGCTACCAGATGCGTCTTTTGATTTGGTTTCGCTGTTTCTGATTTGTCATGAATTACCCCAAGCACCCACGCGCCAAATTTTTGTGGAAGCGCGGCGGTTGTTGCGTCCTGGTGGTCATCTGGCAATTATGGACATGAATCCCAAATCGGAAATTTACAAAAAAATGCCTCCCTACATTTTGACTTTGCTCAAGAGTACTGAACCATATTTAGATGAGTACTTTTCTTTGGATATTGAGCAAGCTTTGATGGATGCAGGTTTTCAACGGCCTACAATTAGCAGCAATAGCCCCCGCCACCGGACTGTAATTGCTAAGGTGCGTGACTAA
- a CDS encoding PrsW family glutamic-type intramembrane protease: protein MTNLAVILWAAIPPLLLLGYYYYRVVFAPALLRLLWFFIAGAISGGAALGLQWLAELGFNSIVNWQQIQRSLFGAALRQLIEIGPIEEGCKFIAVILPIIYLQRRYRFRSSSILLFTIAVALGFTAEENWIYLYHGTASILDRSIGTPVHTMFSAPWGYALGVYFASNLKLHHHQKLIFSAFINSVVCHALVNFLSIAWRYAVPINFLSYGLFPFLLWMFWRLEQLLRRVQKQPPIILISRSWHRGLVLFALMLGGNAIFGLFLLARVLEPLRWRQFFYPEIGRFILSRFSLNLFLAILALLIYLYLRHGG from the coding sequence GTGACTAATTTAGCTGTAATACTATGGGCGGCAATTCCCCCACTGTTACTTTTAGGTTATTACTATTACCGTGTTGTCTTTGCTCCGGCTTTACTGCGTTTGCTGTGGTTTTTTATAGCCGGGGCAATTTCTGGTGGTGCTGCCCTGGGTTTACAATGGTTGGCGGAACTGGGATTTAATTCAATTGTAAACTGGCAACAAATTCAGCGATCGCTTTTTGGCGCAGCCTTACGTCAACTCATAGAAATCGGCCCCATTGAAGAAGGTTGCAAGTTCATCGCCGTTATTCTCCCCATTATCTATCTCCAACGCAGATATCGATTCCGCAGCAGTAGCATTTTGCTATTTACCATTGCTGTGGCTTTGGGGTTTACCGCCGAAGAAAACTGGATTTACCTTTACCACGGTACCGCCTCAATTCTTGACCGGAGTATTGGTACACCAGTTCATACAATGTTTTCTGCACCTTGGGGTTATGCTTTAGGAGTTTATTTTGCCTCAAATCTCAAATTACATCACCACCAGAAGTTAATTTTCTCAGCTTTTATCAATTCTGTGGTTTGTCATGCACTGGTGAATTTTTTATCAATTGCTTGGCGTTATGCTGTACCAATTAACTTTCTCAGTTATGGTTTATTTCCCTTTTTATTGTGGATGTTTTGGCGATTAGAACAATTATTAAGAAGGGTACAGAAGCAACCACCAATCATCTTAATTTCTCGCTCATGGCATAGAGGTTTAGTGTTATTTGCACTGATGTTGGGAGGAAATGCTATTTTTGGGTTATTTTTGTTAGCTAGAGTTCTTGAACCTTTACGTTGGAGGCAGTTTTTTTATCCAGAAATTGGGCGTTTTATTCTGAGTCGTTTTTCCTTGAATTTATTTTTAGCAATTTTGGCATTGTTGATTTATTTGTATTTACGTCATGGGGGATAG
- the uvrC gene encoding excinuclease ABC subunit UvrC produces the protein MTTSAQILPLVKDPERLENRLAEIPPEPGVYFMRDGSDRIIYIGKSRKLRSRVRSYFREGYTKSERIATMARQVTEIEFIVTDTEAEALALEANLIKQHQPYFNVLLKDDKKYPYVCITWSEDYPRIFITRKRQLGKEKDKFYGPYTDTGLLREILRISKRIFALRQRPQPLFKDRPCLNYDMGRCPGVCQQLISPSEYRKTVQKVAMVFQGRTQELIDILSEQMHKAAEALNFESAARIRDQISGLKSLTADQKVSLPDDTVSRDAIALAADTQHACIQLFQIRAGQLVGRLAFVADAQAESGAILQRVLEEHYQTADAVEIPTEILVQHELPDTEILADVLTQRKGRKVTIVAPQRQTKAELIEMVERNAQYELQRMQKLGDRNTQAMQDLADILDLPELPHRIEGYDISHIQGSNAVASQVVFIDGLPAKQNYRHYKIKNPTVTIGHSDDFASLAEVIQRRFRKYSEDSQLPRAGNPDWPDLIMIDGGKGQLSSVVGVLQEMNLLEDLRVVSLAKQREEIFLPGESQPLPTDAEQPGVQLLRRLRDEAHRFAVSFHRQQRSDKLKRSRLDEIPGLGHHRQKQLLGHFRSVDYIRQATPAQLAEVPGIGPRLAQEIYDYFHPA, from the coding sequence GTGACAACATCTGCTCAAATACTACCACTAGTCAAAGATCCAGAGCGTCTAGAAAACCGATTAGCTGAAATCCCGCCGGAACCCGGTGTTTATTTTATGCGGGATGGCAGCGATCGCATTATATATATAGGTAAGTCACGGAAATTGCGATCGCGTGTGCGTTCTTATTTTCGTGAAGGCTACACCAAAAGCGAACGCATCGCCACAATGGCGAGACAAGTCACAGAAATTGAGTTTATTGTCACCGACACCGAAGCCGAAGCTTTGGCGTTAGAAGCCAATTTAATTAAGCAGCACCAACCATACTTTAATGTGCTGCTCAAAGATGATAAAAAATATCCTTACGTTTGCATCACTTGGTCAGAAGACTATCCCCGCATCTTCATTACACGCAAACGTCAACTAGGTAAAGAAAAAGATAAGTTCTACGGCCCTTATACAGATACAGGTTTATTAAGAGAAATCCTCCGCATTAGTAAGCGCATCTTTGCACTCAGACAACGACCCCAACCTTTATTTAAAGACCGTCCCTGTTTGAATTATGACATGGGGCGTTGTCCTGGTGTCTGTCAACAATTGATTTCCCCGTCCGAATATCGCAAAACTGTGCAGAAAGTAGCAATGGTATTCCAAGGTAGAACTCAGGAATTAATTGATATTTTGAGCGAACAAATGCACAAAGCCGCCGAAGCTTTAAACTTTGAATCGGCGGCACGGATACGTGATCAAATTTCTGGGTTAAAATCTCTGACGGCAGATCAAAAAGTATCCTTACCAGATGATACAGTTTCGCGGGATGCGATCGCTTTAGCCGCAGATACACAACACGCCTGCATTCAATTATTTCAAATTCGCGCTGGACAATTAGTCGGACGCTTGGCGTTTGTTGCTGATGCACAAGCTGAATCAGGTGCAATTTTACAACGAGTTTTAGAAGAACATTATCAAACTGCTGACGCGGTGGAAATTCCGACGGAGATTTTGGTACAGCATGAGTTACCCGACACAGAAATATTAGCGGATGTTTTAACTCAGAGGAAGGGTAGAAAAGTCACAATTGTTGCGCCTCAACGCCAAACCAAGGCAGAATTAATTGAGATGGTTGAGCGTAATGCCCAATATGAATTACAAAGAATGCAAAAATTGGGCGATCGCAATACACAAGCCATGCAAGATTTAGCAGATATTCTCGACTTACCAGAATTACCCCACCGTATTGAAGGTTACGACATTTCCCATATCCAAGGTTCTAATGCGGTTGCTTCTCAGGTGGTATTTATTGATGGTTTACCCGCCAAGCAAAATTATCGCCATTACAAAATCAAAAATCCCACCGTCACAATAGGACATTCCGATGATTTTGCCAGTTTAGCAGAAGTCATTCAACGGCGGTTTCGGAAATATAGCGAAGATTCCCAACTACCACGCGCCGGCAATCCTGACTGGCCTGATTTAATTATGATTGATGGCGGTAAAGGTCAGCTATCATCTGTCGTTGGCGTGTTGCAAGAAATGAACTTACTAGAAGACTTGCGGGTTGTGAGTTTGGCAAAACAGCGCGAAGAGATTTTTTTACCGGGAGAGTCGCAACCCTTACCCACCGACGCAGAACAACCAGGAGTCCAATTACTTAGAAGGTTACGGGATGAAGCCCATCGGTTTGCCGTGAGTTTCCATCGTCAACAACGCAGTGATAAACTAAAGCGATCGCGTTTAGATGAAATCCCCGGCTTAGGACATCATCGCCAAAAGCAACTATTAGGTCATTTTCGCTCAGTCGATTATATCCGCCAAGCTACACCCGCTCAACTCGCCGAAGTTCCAGGAATCGGCCCACGACTAGCACAGGAAATCTACGATTACTTTCATCCCGCGTAA
- a CDS encoding ATP/GTP-binding protein: MNHVFDHLQINRYRGLKTIALSQLGQVNIFVGDNNSGKTSILEAIAILCNPLDPFQWLEISQRRVYLGKALAIPRPDIDALKWIFPQNINSFNQEESNSEILINTSGNTSIIGLKATLEEIYGSGSENPHNEQLNEDVSTAETDSVRSGLELKVIAYSKTGQRDLFTQEVERQEIFQIWENERFIWRKRSKPFVNNATVSPSYSSSQPILERLTQIILEDPGGKQEVLEIIQWFDKNIIDIQILSPSTAKATLYIEHQQLGFAPLYTFGDGLKRTLVIALTLFSTKNGVLLIDEIETSIHVSALSRVFSWLVEACCKRNVQLFTTTHSLEAVDAMLQTDMSTENIVAFRLNPQGKPPQRFSGNLLHRLRSERGLDIRGSHG, encoded by the coding sequence ATGAATCATGTCTTTGACCATCTACAAATCAATAGATATCGCGGGTTAAAGACAATAGCACTGTCCCAATTAGGACAGGTAAATATTTTTGTTGGTGATAATAATTCAGGAAAGACTAGCATTTTAGAAGCTATTGCAATTTTATGTAATCCACTTGATCCATTTCAGTGGTTAGAAATTTCACAACGCCGCGTTTATCTTGGTAAAGCATTGGCAATTCCTCGCCCAGATATTGACGCATTAAAATGGATTTTTCCGCAAAATATCAACTCTTTTAATCAAGAAGAGAGCAACAGCGAGATTTTAATTAATACCAGTGGTAATACTTCTATAATTGGGCTGAAAGCAACCTTAGAAGAAATTTATGGTAGTGGATCAGAAAATCCTCATAATGAGCAATTAAATGAAGATGTGTCTACTGCTGAAACTGACTCTGTACGTTCAGGTCTGGAATTAAAAGTTATAGCTTATTCTAAAACAGGACAAAGAGATTTATTTACTCAGGAAGTAGAACGCCAAGAAATATTTCAAATTTGGGAAAATGAGCGGTTTATTTGGCGTAAAAGAAGTAAACCTTTTGTCAACAATGCAACTGTATCTCCCTCATATTCTTCATCACAGCCAATTTTAGAGCGACTAACACAAATAATTTTGGAAGATCCAGGTGGAAAACAAGAAGTATTAGAAATAATTCAATGGTTTGACAAAAATATTATTGATATTCAAATATTATCTCCATCTACAGCTAAAGCAACTCTTTATATAGAACATCAACAATTAGGTTTTGCGCCTTTATATACTTTTGGCGACGGACTGAAGCGAACTTTAGTAATTGCTTTAACTTTGTTCTCTACTAAAAATGGTGTGTTGTTAATTGATGAAATTGAAACATCTATTCATGTTTCAGCACTGAGTAGAGTATTTTCTTGGCTTGTGGAAGCTTGTTGTAAAAGAAATGTACAGCTTTTCACTACAACTCATAGTCTGGAAGCGGTTGATGCTATGTTACAAACAGATATGAGTACAGAGAATATTGTTGCTTTTCGATTAAATCCCCAAGGAAAACCACCACAAAGATTTTCTGGTAATCTTCTGCATAGACTACGCTCTGAGCGCGGATTGGATATTAGAGGTAGTCATGGTTAA
- a CDS encoding DUF3226 domain-containing protein — MVKYCYIVAEGPQDIEFLIRLLKFYNLRRVTRLSALDPFWEPLVPKTFPVDDDLMKRVPVPTFLENSELSIALHSAVGITRLANTVEESLALISSAEIFSVGFVLDADSNETPSARFNALINEIQSIALPLPSALGKVTNTSPRCGIFIMPNNLVAGTLEDILLECAKLNYPDLLQLALNYVSSIDQSQLSKDDLRELNKPSGKNKAVISIISSILKPGRTLQVSIQDNRWIDETTLMIESVNLVKTFLDEILGIV; from the coding sequence ATGGTTAAATATTGTTATATAGTGGCAGAAGGGCCACAAGATATTGAATTTTTAATTCGATTACTAAAATTTTATAACTTGCGTCGAGTCACAAGATTATCTGCACTAGATCCATTTTGGGAACCACTTGTACCAAAAACATTTCCTGTAGATGATGATTTGATGAAACGTGTACCTGTTCCTACTTTTTTAGAAAATAGTGAATTGTCTATTGCTTTACACAGTGCGGTAGGAATTACACGTTTAGCGAATACTGTAGAAGAGAGTTTAGCATTAATTTCATCTGCTGAGATTTTTAGTGTCGGTTTTGTTTTAGACGCTGATAGCAATGAAACACCTTCAGCAAGATTTAACGCCTTAATTAATGAAATTCAATCTATTGCTTTACCTTTGCCATCTGCACTAGGAAAAGTCACAAATACTTCTCCACGATGTGGCATATTTATTATGCCTAATAATCTGGTTGCAGGTACTTTAGAAGACATTCTGCTAGAATGTGCTAAGTTAAACTACCCAGATTTACTGCAACTTGCACTAAATTATGTTTCTAGTATTGATCAGAGTCAATTAAGCAAAGATGATTTACGAGAATTAAATAAGCCATCAGGTAAAAATAAAGCAGTCATATCAATCATTAGCAGCATCCTTAAACCAGGAAGGACTTTACAAGTTTCAATACAGGATAATCGCTGGATTGATGAAACTACACTTATGATAGAAAGTGTAAATCTTGTTAAAACATTTCTGGATGAAATTTTAGGAATAGTATAA